A single window of Desulfovibrio sp. G11 DNA harbors:
- a CDS encoding IS4 family transposase — MPHKEILDLSHHTTLFSQLLSLIPGHVFEKLERKHKTGRSSRQFGFKEQFTVMAFIQLAARRSLRDGLRALEAAKRRLYHLGLKSVARSTVADANNSRPVEFFKDLFAEMYGLCHLRAPRHKFRFKCKLYSMDATTISLCLSIFPWASFRRNKAGVKVNTVLDHDGYIPAFLDINNAKTHESRMAKSLSLPKGSIVTFDKGYICYSWFRMLTAKGIFFVTRLKSNAAYKLVDRRAVDRKTGVTSDHIIDVSSRGKTTRLRRIGYRDAKTGKRYEFLTNHFRLSAKTIADIYKERWQIEIFFREVKQNLHIKSFVGRSENAVHIQIYTALTVYLLLAYQKFLSKLGLSVQQLFELICLNLFGKDSLEELLNPRRRKTINTYSYSLLAMGA; from the coding sequence TTGCCACACAAGGAGATTTTGGACTTGAGCCATCATACTACACTCTTCTCTCAACTGCTATCCCTGATACCGGGACATGTTTTTGAAAAACTCGAACGCAAGCACAAAACTGGCCGCTCTTCACGCCAATTTGGATTCAAGGAGCAATTCACCGTCATGGCCTTTATCCAACTCGCTGCAAGGCGCTCTTTACGCGATGGGCTTCGCGCCTTGGAGGCGGCCAAGAGACGGCTGTATCACCTCGGCTTGAAATCAGTAGCGCGTTCCACGGTTGCCGATGCCAACAATTCAAGGCCTGTGGAATTTTTCAAAGACCTGTTCGCTGAAATGTATGGCCTGTGCCATCTTCGTGCGCCTCGTCACAAATTCCGCTTCAAGTGCAAGCTGTACAGCATGGACGCCACCACCATCAGCCTATGCCTGTCCATCTTTCCCTGGGCGTCGTTCCGGCGGAACAAGGCTGGCGTGAAAGTAAATACCGTGCTTGACCACGATGGCTACATTCCCGCTTTTCTCGATATCAACAATGCCAAAACCCACGAAAGCCGCATGGCCAAAAGTCTTTCATTGCCAAAGGGTTCCATCGTCACCTTCGATAAAGGCTATATCTGCTATTCCTGGTTTCGCATGTTGACCGCGAAGGGCATTTTCTTCGTAACCCGACTGAAGAGCAATGCTGCCTATAAGCTCGTTGATCGCCGCGCCGTAGACCGGAAAACCGGGGTCACGTCCGATCACATCATTGACGTGAGCAGCCGGGGAAAAACCACTCGTCTACGCAGAATCGGCTATCGCGATGCGAAAACCGGCAAACGGTACGAATTTTTGACCAACCATTTCCGCCTGTCCGCCAAGACAATTGCTGATATCTATAAAGAACGCTGGCAAATTGAAATATTCTTCCGCGAAGTCAAACAAAATCTGCATATTAAAAGCTTTGTCGGGCGCTCGGAGAATGCGGTGCACATCCAGATTTATACGGCCCTGACCGTGTATTTACTCCTGGCCTATCAGAAATTCCTGAGCAAGCTTGGGCTGTCGGTGCAACAACTCTTCGAGCTCATTTGCTTGAATCTGTTCGGCAAGGATTCTCTGGAAGAACTTCTGAATCCACGAAGACGAAAAACTATAAACACCTATAGTTATAGCCTGTTAGCTATGGGTGCTTAA